TCCGCACAATAAAGCTTAATCTAATCAACTGAAGAGTAAAATGTaagtaaactgaaataaaaggtATTGGAAACTTTTGTTCAGCCTAAAGCAGTGTTCTGATCTGAGCCACAATGCCAGGTGTGTGTTTAAACATCTTATCGGAGCGCAAGCTCAAAGATGGACAGGGATCTCTCAACTTTCCTGAGAAGTTCCTGGATCAGGACTTCCACCGGCTCAAGCAGTTCTGCCAGAAGGAAAGACTGAGATTCGTAGACAACTTGTTCCCGCCGGAGATGAAATCGATCGGTTTGGGTCCCTTGAAGCGTGACGACCTCTGGAGAGTCGTGTGGAAAAGACCACATGTATGTGAACATCTTCACACATAAACTCCGTCAGTTACTGATTATAGCAGATCATGAGAGTCTTGCACATGAAatgtcatttgaaatgtaaatgctGATGCAAATCATGAAGGTTTTTCTTGACTTGTGTGACGCCTAGCTGATGTTGACTTTAGGGTGTGAGGGTAGTAAAGCAAAATATCCACAGTAAAGGAACTGTAGAATCATGCATGCTTTTCCATTTTTAGAATTCAAAACGTAGGTAtctctgctgttgttgttgttgtttgtgtgtgtgtgtgtgtgtgtgtgtgtgtgtgtgtgtgtgtgtgtgtgtgtgtgatttgtgcCCTTGTGGTTGAGTGTGATCTGCTGTAAAGTGTGAaatgaatcatctgtttcttcagGAAATGGTGTCAAACCCTGTTTACATTGTTCAAGGTGCTTCAAGGTTTGATTTCATCCAGGGCCGATTAGGTATGTCTGATACGATATGTTTTGTGTGATTACAAGCTACAAGTGTAGATTTGGTGAAGGTCATGCAATAATCTctactatatatttatatgccatttaaaataaatgtaaaattcacACCAATGTCCGTACCATACTTGCAGTACgtgaacacattaaaaattgaGAATCAATTCTAAACACATCAATGCAACTAAAGCAAAAGCAAAACATTGTCATTTATAGATGACGAAAGGTCATCAAAGGTCACAGGTCTCGACCATTTAATAGATAAAGTTGTAGAGCAATAAAGCCATAAATTGTtcaaacaggtttgtactgtgaacaatgtgAATATTAACAGACAATGTAaagaaaaagacatttttaaaggaataaaaaatttaacaaagtCATTAGGTCAAATGAAAATGCTGAAGCATAGTTTAACGCTTTGGTGTTGTTAGTTTATTTTAGaccgaaaaaaaaagaagacctgttaactgtcacccgtcccctctgtgggacgcctacatttacttcactatattagaattaaatctaatctaatcttgacaaactatatatcgttggaaaaggtctaagactcccaaatatatattttaccaatgtttttttgttaaaaattatgtaggaaaactAATCGATTAATTTATgccaagagtgcaccctcaaaaatctaaattataacaggagttttgacctttgttaaaaaaaaaaaaaaatctatctctatcacattttatcaactgaaaacttaaattctcaaaattcatcctttaaaactcattttaaaatcagacattacattgccatgtaaatggtacatcaatatcatgctacacaatgttttcattcatgaattataaaaatttaagtttggatcgtgcactacaaagtctatgttcaaaaatgtgagtaacAGTTATTAACAAAAGCATAAGTCTTCACTGTGTCAATGTCCATCAATAGTCCACAAAGCCAGTTGAAGTCTTTATGACTGAACCATCTGTATTTACAGTCAAAACAGAAGTTTCGATAGCTCTAAATTTCCTTTTTTGCAATCTTTCAGTTAAGCAGAGACACTCATTAACTTGGCAAACACTTGTGTTCAAAAAGAAACTCACCAAGTGATCTGTCTTTAGTATGAGAAGCCATGTAGAACAACTGGTTATTGTTACTATTTCATTTACTTCAGCATTATACTTAAATATATAGCTCTGCTTATGCAGTAGAATTATTTTTGAGATATTTTATGTGACACTTTCTATATTGCCATCTACGGGTGTGCCCTCATAGCTGCCTTTTTTACTTTATTCCTTCAGGAAGTAAAATCATTTTGGTgtaaaatcaacagaaaacatTTATAAGTAATATCAATGGATCAAATCTtggaaggtgttttttttttcttcttaaacatTCATCAAATTAATTCAGTTCGGTAAGATCAATGTTTCAGAATATGTGtaaacaaatatgaaaatgaaacagTTGGCATCCTTCTGAAAGCCAACTTTTCATTTTGTTAGTAATCAAAATTAAAGTTTGACCAGGGCagtcttttataaaaaaaacttccttaataaagtctgtatggtgcactggtggcctgtatacagtagccagtacaaacatcacaggggatttatcattaacatttgtttctctggataatgttatatgaagcaccagtacttcaaacgagttatacttgaggcctgccctctgagaaatcctgaaaactttgttatagattgaagcaacacctccccctttgccttttgaacacggctcatgtttataacagtaatcttggggggtggactcatttaaaatcacAACGAAAACAGAACAGGAAGTGTAACTTGGCATGACTTAAAGTTTCCGGCAAGTCATATTTACACAGTGGTTACTCATTTCTGTGTGTCCACAATCAGTTTATTCAGTGAGTTTATTTaatataacaatgtttaatgtGTGCTACATGAAGGCAGCATAGTGATGGTGTTTTTCCTTTTTCATGATATGATATACATTATCTAGGCATTATAAAAGTGGTATGACACAAAGTGGATAAATGCTTTAGCAACCTTTATACACAACAGGTATCAGACCAGAGACATATAAGCTGTATCTGGATCAACTGCAtgaatgagatttaaaaaaaaaaagctctcttaTACTGTGTTAAATTGATCCACTGCAATTTCCAGCCAGGTACAAGAGCAGCCAATAGCCATTAAACCCTAAAACATTTACTAATTGTCAAGCCTGTTCAATAATCAAGTCCTTGTTGGATAGTTTGTTCACTACATAAAAGCGATGTAAATTAAAGCTTCAACAGTCATACATTCCAATGTAAATTGTATATATGTTTTAAAGGCATAACATACCAGATTTTAATAGTTGCATAGACTGAAATGTATCATATGGTTTCTTAATAGGTTTGAGAAAGTGTTGCGAACATTGCCATAATGGTCCATAATTGTGTATATAGTTCTGTCTGATGTGGTTAAATCACAATAAAAGTACAAATAACCCATGATATTTTTCTCACATACAGTAAGGAGTGTTCTTATATGAATGTAAACCATACAGTATATTCTATAGTCCAATGGAATCTCCTACATGAGAGAAACAAAGTAACATTCTTTTACAGATGATTTGACCGAAGTAACTTCAAGTGCAACATTTAGGAAGGTCCATAAAAGTGAAAATGGTCATACTTGTAGAAAAAAGACCAGGTTTTTGCTCTGTGGCCAAAATTCTTTATAGCtgtcaaaaacatttttgcagTCCTAGATTGCAACTGAATCAAAATTATTACTTGTACCAAGAACTATACAATGCTTTGTTTGCATTATTGCTATAAATGGGTATTGGAGTTATTTGTCAATTGCTCCGTCCATTGTTGTGAGCATACAGTGTTGTGGGCCAATACATATTCCAATAAATGATTCCTGAGTAACAGGACACATCTGGTATTGAGATTTTTCTGCACTGCCGGAAAGACTCTCACGTCTTTTGAAAATctttcagaggtcagaggtctaTCATAAAGACGTTTCCACACATGAGCTGTTCCTATGGAAGGATCGGTGATTGGGGCAGCTCTCGTTGCAATGGACGATAAGCACCGGGAAGTACACTGCATCCTGGTAGGGTGGTGGATCTTCCTCGTCAACATTGATCTGTCCAGACAGGCATCGCGTGTTCTCGCTGGGGCTCTCTGGTTCGTCCAGACTGACGCTCCTGCTTCTCCAGAAGCAACTGCGGCGGGAACCGTACAGTCTTCCCAAGGAGCAGCGACTCCCACTGAAGGGGATCCGTGGACTGCCATTGCAGATGCTGAGGGCGCTGCGGGAGAACACAGAGGAGCTGCTGATGGCACGATGGCAGCGTTCACAGTTCTGCCTGACGCTTCCTGAACGTTGTGCCAGGTCCATCAGACCCGCCTCAGAGTAGCTGGGCACCAGCTGCTGGTTGGAGCGAATGTGCCATTCCAGTTCGGTGCTGTCGATGGTGTTGACCCTTGGGATGCGTCTACAGTAAGGTCTCTCGTCACAGGGCGTCACAGGTATGTAGTCAGCTCCAAAGAGCTTTTCCACACGGTAATGGACGTAGGCCGTGCGATACTCCGCCAGCACCCGTAACGGCCAAGATAAGGTAAGAAAGGCCGCTGTCCAGAAGACGTAGTTGGAGAAGTACCAAGGATGGTGGTCGGGGTTGGAGAAGGCAATCATGTACTCTTTGAAGTCTACGTTTTTTAGGTGCATCCCCTCCCGAGCCTCCATATAATCATCCAATCCTTCATTGTCGGTGAAGAACCTTGCCCGTTGGGTCAAATAGGAGTTTTCGGACTCCACCTTGGCGAAGCTAAAGCACTTAGTGAACCTCAGTTTGGTGATGGCTGACTTTTCCAGTTCAGCTAGCTGCTTGGAGACATCTTTAACTCCACAGTGGCCGTAGTCAAACTCTGCCTCAGCTACATGTGTGTTCACCCTCTCGTGATACACCTGTGTGGTTGTGTATGCATCTCCGTTGCGGTACCTTGTGACATGCCGTGTCCGCCGAACGTAATGGTAGCTGATCGCCTTCCACCAGATGCAAGGCTTGGCCTGCTGCATCCTCTGGACTCTTTCGTAAATCCCATCCACGTGCACTTTATATTGAAGCTCATTTCTGGCATGGCAGTGCCAGCACTCCACCAGGTATATGACATAAAGCATGATGAGGAAGGCCAGGGGGATATAGATGTAGCCATCAGAGCAGGGACTGTCATGATACATCATGGACTTCCCTTTGTAGGCACTGTCAAAGGTCAACCGGGTGACCTTGGTGACATGGCACCACACCATGGCTCCCATGCAACCGTACATGAGCATAGACAGCAGCAGGCATTTCCAGAACACCTCTCTGCACATGGACTTGCTCAGTGACTGTTTCACAGGCCTCTGCTGCTCATCAACcacaaaagaacaaagaaaatgtagatgagttAAAAAGGACATTTAAACGGCAAGTACAGTGAATTCTGCAAATGCAATGTCATGCATGTCTTTGTCTGAAAGCAAGATTTGCACAAATGTATTCCTTTACTAGTTAATATTTGTGCAATATCGTACCAAGAGCAGCACATATCTAATGGCCATTAGTGGTTGGCCAGTATATTTCTGTCAGCATATAGAAATGAATGAGAGAATGCTTCTGCATACAAAAATTTCATTATAAACCATCTTAAATGTTCATACATCCAGCATGCATATATAtgttccgttttttttttctagatatttttttttgcacctgtGTATATCTTAAATAAAACATTCCTCTCATTGAATCTTGGACTGTAGGCTtccctatttaaaaataaataaatctaatttatttttgtgttcaaattcaaatatattgtttgaaattaaacaattattttaaacaatatgtgCTACAATTTTTACTAAATACTAAATTCCCTGAAAGAAATGGAaaatgttgttatatatatatatatatatatatatatatatatatatatatatatatatatatacacacacacaaagctgttTGTAGATTTTGAACATGATACAACCTTGTTGAAACAAGCCTGTGTTggcttttttttaaaggcttttttgcatgcttttcacaCTTTTAAGACCAGCATGCCAGGCAGCTTACCATTTTATTTTGGTTTAGTCTGCATAACTACACCTACAATAATCTCCCAAATGTTCAGATTATCATTCATCAATATCAGTGGTTGAATATGTGATCAATCAGCATTTTCTGGCATAGCTTCAGGTGTCATACTGGGTGTCATTTGATATGTAGTATCATGCATTAGTGGATTTTACCTCTATTGCTTACAATAACAAAGACTGGCTGCCTGTTATTTGATCAAGCCAATCTCTGCTCATGCATTCTCACTGAAGTGATGTCTACATAAACGTGCATGCTTCCATGATGTGAATGAAAATCGATGCTCGTGTTTACGTTTTTGTTTCACTTATCACGAGCTATTCAAGAATCGTCAAGACAGCAAAATGAAAACAGCATCATTTATTCAGTACCTCCTCTCTAGTGCCATCTGGGTCGTCCTCGAACACAGTGGTGGTGCTGCTCTCACTGGCTGTCGCAGCGGATGCTGGAGGGGACATGGCTGGAACAATGAAGGGGTGTGGACCACCTCAAACTCTCCCCAGACTCCTCAGCATCCAGTAATCACAAACGCACACCAATGCAACCAGTGCATTTAAATCAGGCTGTCCATTCCGTCATGCATTTTGAAATTGAATTTCATCGCTTAATCCTGTTCGCAACAACACCTGCGATTTGATTAGGCAATTTGTGCACCGTATGCGCGAATATGCATCTTTTGAATGACTAATAACGATCGTTAATAtgcttaaattataatattataatcatATCAAACGCATTCATTGAAAATCTGACTGATGCGGATTCACAGAGCGTCTGATTAGCCGCCATACCTCCTGTACAATAACGCGAGCGTAAGACGCGTTTCTGACGCCATTAATGAAAGAATGTGGTCTATGCCGCTCAAACTGGGTCCTTTGGCGAGGATTTGCAATTCCAAATTGGGAATGTTAAGAGCTGGATATTGTCGTTCCCGCAGGGAGAGGTTGAGGGGTGGGgaggatgatgaggaggaggatgatggtCGTGCTCGGTGAAGCTCCTGACAGCAGATGTCGACAAACGAGCGCAAAGCTTATTCACACGCTTCTTGTGAAATCCGCACAtgcaatcaaataaatattatatccactattaaaacaaacaaacaaacaaacaaaaaaatcaaattaatgcaagttaTTTTACACTATAAAAGTTGAAACATGTATTGCACTTTCACCCAATTTTTATTCAGTTAATTGTTAAGTAAGACCCAGTTTCAGTTTAATAAAACCATGGTAGTTTCCGAATGTGTCACTGCTAAGTATTGCACACGTTACatagatatttatataatatcattcatttttttaatgattgctGTAATTGTGTTTGTGGTGATTTGATCATGTTTGATGCAATGTAAGGAATGTGAAACGACAAAATGCTTTCTGACTAATTCAGATTCAGCACCGCGGACAGCGACACACGGCGGCAGTTGAACATTGATAAGTTATGGAAAAAAGTTTCAATGATAGTGAGGTTgtcatcagaggtgggtagagtacccaaaaactgtactcaagtaaaagtaaaagtacttctagaaatatttactcaagtaaaagtaaaagtactagtcttgaatagttacttgagtaagagtaaaagagtatcggataaaaaatctactcaagtagttagttactagttactttgggtcatatatactgagcctatttttatttagatatatagataaaatgtatgtaatgtaatgttatgtaatttattataaaaccctgtctgtttacttaagtaacagatataggtgtcatgccataacatatttttaatacgactgactttatattaaatgtgagtttaacattgaaagttaatgtgatataaatattgctactaatctttcattgttcagaaagagagcaaataacatttacattattaaagataattttcactgacagtctagatttcaatcactctcagaatctcccattaaaatcactgaaactgttaacactgtgaaatcaatatcttaattaaagattcgtacacacatctgcactttgttgttcctgcgagagaattcgccagaaagaggtattcagtcagtgagcaagTGAAGGAGGCacaggcattttagcgatgactcatctgaaagcctctgattggccaatgctttaataagctcaaaagaatcatgtgtgattggttataatgcgcagcgctgtataagcgcatctatctctggctaagcgccagcaagcaatcacagatctgaatttagcagctgataatatgactcgctgaacgtacttgcaccagtgtgattgtattaaaattaataaaatcttaatcggctattttttgtcttttggaagctgcattcaacttgactcccctctgttataagccacacacgtacaacaaactaatgtcacagtggtatcgtgtactgtaatcgaatgtagcccaagttattacctgttaaacagtagacagcacacgcggtgttcatctaataaggatctccatcgctagcaaacaataacctttgcagatttcaattcagtgcagttccagccacgttttcaacgctctttctgttcttaaacgttacaactccgagtgaaccacttcagacgctcagcgcgtgcggcagggaactgaacgactcattcaaactgattcatgaaccaattcactcgtttgccaattggtttgatcaagcctttgaacagaattgactcaaaagaatgaatcattcgcgaatgggcatcgctcattgcccagagaaaagtagacggcgcgtttggaataaacggatgcatttattgcattaagataaagtaacgagaggagcgtcgcccacagtaacgaagtaaaagtacagatttttccccaaaaatttactcaagtaagagtataaagta
The sequence above is drawn from the Carassius carassius chromosome 31, fCarCar2.1, whole genome shotgun sequence genome and encodes:
- the LOC132111978 gene encoding transmembrane protein 151B-like: MSPPASAATASESSTTTVFEDDPDGTREEQRPVKQSLSKSMCREVFWKCLLLSMLMYGCMGAMVWCHVTKVTRLTFDSAYKGKSMMYHDSPCSDGYIYIPLAFLIMLYVIYLVECWHCHARNELQYKVHVDGIYERVQRMQQAKPCIWWKAISYHYVRRTRHVTRYRNGDAYTTTQVYHERVNTHVAEAEFDYGHCGVKDVSKQLAELEKSAITKLRFTKCFSFAKVESENSYLTQRARFFTDNEGLDDYMEAREGMHLKNVDFKEYMIAFSNPDHHPWYFSNYVFWTAAFLTLSWPLRVLAEYRTAYVHYRVEKLFGADYIPVTPCDERPYCRRIPRVNTIDSTELEWHIRSNQQLVPSYSEAGLMDLAQRSGSVRQNCERCHRAISSSSVFSRSALSICNGSPRIPFSGSRCSLGRLYGSRRSCFWRSRSVSLDEPESPSENTRCLSGQINVDEEDPPPYQDAVYFPVLIVHCNESCPNHRSFHRNSSCVETSL